Proteins from a single region of Thermoanaerobacter uzonensis DSM 18761:
- a CDS encoding methyl-accepting chemotaxis protein, with product MKKQKRFQKKKEFKLSLKIPKIPKLNVRLKFLSRASSIFAKLMTFIALMIIVPLAFTGYMSTSKSIKTLQDTINISNADTLGLINNYVDLFKNDVETQLTILSANPQILNFGQGDFETNKKNLQDLFTTVLKTKSTKISLIYLATPDKKMIQSPDLPLDPNYDPTSQEWYKKAIENPDAIIWTGPYSNDGTNGGVVTVSKAVRSSLTSAASDVVGVLAFDINLDSLSNMISSIKVGKTGNVYLISNEGIIIADKDKKNLFSYITKYDYGKKILSMQEGSFEYNDNGTKKFASVKTLNNFGWKAAITMDSSELAKKTSQIKDNTIIFSLISLLIGILVAYFFSKNITSKIGRVMTVMNKAANGDMTQEVEVKSNDEIGKLALSFNLMIDGIKSLVADVLSAANSVYEYSKKVSFASNKAEQITNEVVLAMEEIAKGAQEQTKEAEKASTITNLLSQNLDVTMENSKNINKETDSVTKAANTGLENIKELSEKTKITEQMHSKVKESTSYLKKKSHEIGKIVETITAIADQTNLLSLNAAIEAARAGEAGRGFAVVADEVRKLANQSSEAAKNIETIIKEIQQNIDDTHKVVEEASASIEKQNESLAKTVHTFYGIQQAVNRIVEELNKLNDSMVKISQSRSEMLDSIQNIAAVTEEAAASTQEISSATEEQKTAIEEISKSAQDLSNIANTLMSTINKFKI from the coding sequence ATGAAAAAACAAAAAAGATTTCAAAAGAAGAAGGAATTTAAACTAAGTTTAAAAATTCCTAAAATCCCCAAGTTAAACGTTAGACTAAAGTTTTTGTCCAGGGCTAGTAGCATATTTGCTAAATTAATGACATTCATAGCCCTCATGATAATCGTTCCTCTCGCTTTCACTGGTTATATGTCTACAAGCAAATCAATAAAAACTTTACAAGATACTATCAACATCTCTAATGCAGATACATTAGGACTAATAAATAATTATGTAGACCTTTTCAAAAATGATGTTGAAACTCAGCTTACTATTCTCTCTGCTAATCCTCAAATTCTAAATTTTGGACAAGGTGATTTCGAAACTAATAAAAAGAATTTACAGGATTTATTTACAACCGTTTTAAAAACAAAAAGCACCAAAATATCTCTTATTTACCTTGCAACTCCAGATAAAAAAATGATTCAATCTCCTGACCTTCCCCTCGACCCAAACTATGACCCTACCAGCCAGGAATGGTATAAAAAAGCTATTGAAAATCCAGATGCAATAATATGGACTGGTCCTTACAGCAATGATGGGACAAATGGAGGAGTAGTTACTGTTTCAAAAGCTGTTAGAAGTTCTTTAACTTCAGCTGCTTCTGATGTCGTAGGAGTTTTGGCTTTTGATATAAATTTAGATTCTCTTTCTAATATGATTTCTTCCATAAAAGTAGGAAAAACAGGAAATGTGTATTTAATTTCTAATGAAGGCATTATAATCGCTGATAAAGATAAGAAAAATTTATTTTCCTACATAACAAAATACGATTACGGCAAAAAGATTCTCTCTATGCAAGAAGGAAGTTTTGAGTACAATGACAATGGAACAAAGAAATTTGCATCTGTAAAAACTTTAAATAATTTTGGTTGGAAGGCTGCAATAACCATGGATTCTTCAGAACTTGCCAAAAAAACTTCTCAAATAAAAGACAACACAATAATTTTTAGCTTAATAAGTCTTTTAATAGGAATATTAGTAGCGTATTTCTTCTCGAAAAATATTACTTCAAAAATAGGAAGAGTCATGACAGTAATGAACAAAGCTGCAAATGGAGATATGACACAAGAAGTAGAAGTGAAATCAAACGACGAAATAGGTAAGCTGGCTTTAAGCTTCAACCTTATGATAGATGGTATAAAAAGCTTAGTAGCCGACGTATTATCTGCCGCAAATTCTGTATACGAATATTCTAAAAAAGTATCCTTTGCATCAAATAAAGCTGAACAAATCACAAATGAAGTAGTTTTAGCTATGGAAGAAATAGCAAAAGGTGCACAGGAACAAACAAAAGAAGCTGAAAAAGCTTCAACTATTACCAACTTGTTAAGCCAAAATTTAGATGTGACAATGGAAAATTCTAAAAATATAAATAAAGAAACTGATTCTGTAACAAAAGCAGCAAATACTGGATTAGAAAATATAAAAGAATTAAGCGAAAAGACTAAAATCACAGAACAAATGCACAGCAAAGTGAAAGAATCTACTTCCTATTTAAAGAAAAAATCTCATGAAATAGGAAAAATTGTAGAAACAATAACTGCAATAGCCGACCAAACCAATCTTTTATCATTAAATGCTGCAATTGAAGCAGCCCGTGCAGGAGAAGCTGGTCGCGGTTTTGCTGTAGTAGCTGATGAGGTGAGAAAATTAGCAAATCAGTCCTCAGAAGCCGCTAAAAATATTGAAACTATTATAAAAGAAATACAGCAAAACATTGATGATACCCATAAAGTAGTAGAAGAAGCGAGTGCTTCCATAGAAAAGCAAAATGAATCTTTAGCAAAAACAGTTCATACTTTCTATGGCATTCAGCAAGCGGTAAATCGAATCGTAGAAGAACTTAATAAGCTCAATGACTCAATGGTGAAAATTTCTCAAAGCAGAAGTGAAATGTTAGATTCCATACAAAATATCGCCGCAGTAACAGAAGAAGCTGCTGCCTCTACCCAAGAAATATCTTCTGCAACAGAGGAACAAAAAACTGCAATAGAAGA